A single window of Granulicella sibirica DNA harbors:
- a CDS encoding c-type cytochrome: MPLAVTLRACENVLMRRGWRNLAFAGVVSGFVTLFAGMLAGCKQAAPPTPLSALNAQQARGHGVFQAHCSQCHNDRVNEPLHGPALLGVFKKPALPSGAPANDERVTNTIVNGHNLMPALGDSVDSADRDDLLAYLHTL; this comes from the coding sequence ATGCCGCTGGCAGTCACGCTGCGAGCCTGCGAGAATGTCCTCATGAGACGTGGGTGGAGAAATTTGGCTTTTGCTGGAGTTGTCTCCGGTTTTGTTACGCTCTTTGCCGGGATGCTCGCAGGGTGCAAACAGGCTGCGCCGCCGACTCCGCTGTCCGCCCTGAACGCCCAGCAGGCACGCGGGCACGGCGTATTTCAAGCGCACTGTTCGCAATGCCACAACGATCGCGTAAACGAGCCGCTGCATGGGCCGGCCCTGCTTGGCGTCTTCAAGAAGCCGGCGCTGCCGAGCGGCGCTCCTGCAAATGACGAACGGGTGACGAATACGATTGTGAATGGGCACAACCTGATGCCGGCTCTTGGAGACTCGGTCGATTCGGCGGATCGGGATGATCTGCTGGCCTATCTGCATACGTTGTAA
- the dacB gene encoding D-alanyl-D-alanine carboxypeptidase/D-alanyl-D-alanine endopeptidase, giving the protein MRQNRLGWGVLAALLLGQTAAFGQVAGALFPAEGELGRQIRAMVAEPGVSRAHWGVAVTALDGTPIFGLNEAQYFQPASNAKMFTTSAALALLGPEKTYTTRVVGRGVFSGDTTLKGDLVLVGDGDANLSGRAIPYLAPKDRPKKVPSDTPVDPLRYLAEMADQVVATGLNTVEGDVVGDDMLFPWDPYAADWAVDDLVWGYGAPVSALTINDNQLAVTVRPGTVAGGAPSVEVVPAAPAYYTIDASGLTTGAAKSGSHVQMERAVGSRVLRIYGTIATDAVADDEEIAIHDPAEYGAMALKGMLEARGVTVTGVARAAHRLPTEAAGFLKASDPSPEARKMWDKGSGLSQTLGGIACSEFDPLLQGPSVRVLAKHQSVPLKDDLVVTNKVSQNLHAELFLQQVSRRYTCSPSRVEGAKVVRELLERDVAINPDDFVFFDGSGLSGHDLVTPRAVAQLLVWTSKQRWFEDWKKSLPIGGEDGSLAARFPKEPLKDHVFAKTGTLGEARALSGYVIGASGKTVVFSVMVGSHTPRTAADREVMDRIVGAIAAAN; this is encoded by the coding sequence ATGCGACAGAACAGATTGGGATGGGGGGTGCTTGCGGCTCTTCTGCTTGGGCAGACAGCAGCCTTTGGACAAGTGGCGGGGGCTTTGTTTCCCGCGGAAGGGGAGCTTGGGCGGCAGATACGGGCGATGGTGGCCGAGCCGGGAGTGTCGCGGGCGCACTGGGGCGTGGCGGTGACGGCGCTCGATGGGACGCCGATCTTCGGGCTGAACGAGGCGCAATACTTTCAGCCGGCTTCGAATGCCAAGATGTTTACGACATCCGCGGCTTTGGCACTGCTTGGCCCGGAGAAAACGTACACGACCCGAGTGGTGGGGCGCGGGGTATTTTCGGGCGACACGACGTTGAAGGGCGACCTTGTACTGGTGGGGGATGGCGATGCCAATCTTTCCGGCCGGGCGATTCCCTACCTGGCTCCGAAGGATCGGCCGAAGAAGGTTCCGAGTGACACTCCGGTTGATCCCTTGCGGTATCTGGCGGAGATGGCAGACCAGGTGGTTGCGACCGGGCTGAATACGGTGGAGGGGGATGTCGTGGGAGACGACATGCTTTTTCCCTGGGATCCGTATGCGGCGGACTGGGCGGTGGATGACCTGGTGTGGGGGTATGGAGCCCCGGTTTCGGCGCTGACGATCAACGACAACCAGCTTGCGGTGACGGTGAGGCCCGGTACCGTTGCAGGCGGAGCGCCTTCGGTGGAGGTGGTTCCGGCCGCTCCGGCGTACTACACCATCGATGCTTCTGGCCTGACGACGGGAGCGGCAAAGAGCGGGAGCCATGTGCAGATGGAGCGGGCCGTGGGTTCGCGGGTGCTTCGCATCTACGGGACGATTGCTACCGACGCCGTTGCGGATGACGAAGAGATCGCAATCCACGATCCGGCGGAGTATGGGGCGATGGCTTTGAAGGGGATGCTCGAGGCGCGGGGAGTTACGGTGACCGGGGTGGCGCGCGCAGCGCATCGGCTGCCGACGGAGGCTGCGGGGTTTTTGAAGGCTTCGGATCCTTCGCCCGAAGCGAGGAAGATGTGGGACAAAGGATCTGGGCTCTCCCAAACTCTGGGGGGGATTGCGTGCAGCGAGTTTGATCCGCTGCTGCAAGGACCTTCGGTTCGGGTTCTGGCGAAGCATCAGTCGGTTCCGCTCAAAGACGATCTCGTGGTGACGAACAAGGTGAGCCAGAATCTGCATGCGGAGCTGTTTCTTCAGCAGGTGAGCCGGCGGTATACGTGCTCGCCTTCAAGAGTTGAAGGGGCGAAGGTGGTGCGGGAGTTACTCGAGCGGGATGTCGCGATCAATCCGGATGACTTCGTCTTCTTTGACGGATCGGGCTTGAGTGGGCACGATCTCGTGACGCCACGGGCGGTCGCGCAGCTTCTTGTCTGGACATCGAAGCAGCGCTGGTTCGAGGACTGGAAGAAGTCTCTTCCGATCGGTGGCGAGGATGGATCGCTGGCAGCGCGGTTTCCGAAGGAGCCGCTAAAGGATCATGTGTTCGCGAAGACGGGGACTCTCGGAGAGGCGCGGGCATTGAGCGGGTATGTGATCGGGGCAAGCGGGAAGACGGTGGTGTTTTCGGTGATGGTGGGAAGCCATACTCCGAGAACTGCGGCAGACCGGGAGGTGATGGACAGGATTGTGGGGGCGATTGCGGCGGCTAACTGA
- a CDS encoding histidine triad nucleotide-binding protein, producing the protein MSCLFCKMVSGEIPVTRLYDDADCMAFADIHPQAPVHVLVIPKEHLQSTAHAEASHGPLLGKLMAAAAVVAKGQGLSGGYRLVVNTGDDGGQTVGHLHVHVLGGRHMGWPPG; encoded by the coding sequence ATGAGTTGCTTGTTCTGCAAGATGGTTTCGGGCGAGATCCCGGTGACGCGGTTGTATGACGATGCGGACTGCATGGCGTTCGCGGATATCCATCCGCAGGCTCCGGTGCATGTGCTTGTGATCCCGAAGGAGCACTTGCAATCGACGGCACATGCGGAGGCGTCGCATGGGCCTCTGCTTGGGAAGCTGATGGCTGCGGCTGCCGTCGTGGCCAAGGGCCAGGGGTTGAGCGGCGGCTATCGGCTTGTCGTGAATACAGGCGACGACGGCGGTCAGACGGTAGGGCATCTGCATGTCCATGTGCTCGGAGGACGGCACATGGGGTGGCCTCCGGGGTAA
- a CDS encoding metallopeptidase TldD-related protein, translated as MTLWLSFPKGICVSPLLVLTLLAQPKTAHATQPPNDSLLTAMQQELDREKAALILPGMQRPYFIEYRLDDIHTFEAIANYGALTREEENHQRVVRVTVRIGSYDSDSSSSRGDGSVQLAPEDNSKDAPAALRYALWTATDEAYKNALRAYSTKQATLKHFESKQTEQDFSEAKAVNAIEPLVSLEIDRPEWKHRIVEASGLFLSDPSVSKSASHIDFSTANVRGIAVNRFLVNTEGTTLRHGYSGYTASISVGTQAEDGMRLSRDNGTTAAKASELESAEAFHNRTIADLKSLEELRDAPVVSSEDYHGPVLFSGDASADVINRLFVPNIEADRPEMGTTARTQGAYTSSYKSRVLPEILSVTDDPLQKTLEGRTLLGAYTTDDEGVPAEPVDVVIHGKLTNYLIGRTPVRDFASSNGHGRAAPGQPAHSRSGVLIVRPTQAVPAAEMQSRLLAMAKEQGRDVYEVETLSGELAPRLLYLVHAKDGSRELVRGAVFDELDNRSLRSDILAAGDDPYIANSLGAVPQTTITPSLLFGDIGVKRATEEQQKLPYYPPPAK; from the coding sequence TTGACTCTCTGGTTGTCATTCCCGAAGGGAATCTGCGTCTCGCCGTTGCTCGTCCTCACCCTCTTGGCTCAACCCAAAACAGCGCACGCCACCCAGCCCCCAAATGACTCCCTCCTCACCGCCATGCAGCAGGAACTCGACCGCGAAAAAGCAGCCCTGATCCTTCCCGGCATGCAGCGTCCCTACTTCATCGAGTACCGCCTCGACGACATCCACACCTTCGAAGCCATCGCCAACTACGGCGCCCTCACCCGCGAAGAAGAGAACCACCAGCGAGTCGTCCGCGTCACGGTCCGTATCGGCTCGTACGACTCCGACTCAAGCTCCAGCCGAGGCGATGGCTCGGTCCAGTTGGCCCCTGAAGACAACTCGAAAGACGCTCCCGCCGCCCTCCGCTACGCCCTGTGGACCGCGACCGACGAAGCCTACAAAAATGCCCTCCGCGCCTACTCCACCAAGCAGGCGACGTTGAAGCACTTCGAATCCAAGCAAACCGAGCAGGACTTCTCCGAGGCCAAGGCCGTCAACGCGATCGAACCACTCGTCTCGCTCGAAATCGATCGCCCCGAGTGGAAGCACCGCATCGTCGAAGCCAGTGGCCTCTTCCTGTCGGATCCCTCTGTTTCGAAAAGCGCCTCCCACATCGACTTCTCGACGGCGAACGTAAGAGGCATCGCCGTCAATCGCTTCCTCGTCAACACCGAGGGCACGACCCTCCGCCACGGCTACTCCGGCTACACCGCGAGCATCTCCGTAGGCACCCAGGCGGAAGACGGCATGCGCCTCTCGCGCGACAACGGCACCACAGCCGCCAAGGCGAGCGAGCTCGAATCCGCCGAAGCCTTCCACAACCGAACCATCGCCGACCTGAAGAGCCTCGAAGAGCTACGCGACGCACCCGTCGTCTCCTCCGAGGACTACCACGGCCCCGTCCTCTTCTCCGGCGACGCCTCCGCCGACGTCATCAACCGCCTCTTCGTCCCCAACATCGAAGCCGACCGCCCGGAGATGGGTACCACCGCCCGCACCCAGGGTGCCTACACCTCCAGCTACAAGTCCCGCGTCCTGCCCGAGATCCTCTCCGTCACCGACGACCCCCTCCAGAAGACCCTCGAAGGCCGCACCCTGCTCGGCGCCTACACCACCGACGACGAGGGCGTCCCCGCCGAACCCGTCGACGTCGTCATCCACGGCAAGCTCACGAACTACCTCATCGGCCGCACTCCCGTCCGCGACTTCGCCTCCTCGAACGGCCATGGACGCGCCGCCCCCGGCCAGCCCGCGCACTCCCGCTCCGGCGTCCTGATCGTCCGCCCGACGCAGGCCGTTCCCGCCGCCGAGATGCAGAGCCGCCTCCTCGCCATGGCCAAGGAGCAGGGCCGCGACGTCTACGAAGTTGAAACCCTCTCCGGCGAACTTGCCCCGCGACTCCTCTACCTCGTTCACGCCAAGGATGGCTCGCGAGAGCTTGTCCGCGGAGCCGTCTTCGACGAACTCGACAACCGCAGCCTACGCTCCGACATCCTCGCTGCCGGCGACGATCCCTACATCGCCAACTCCCTCGGAGCCGTCCCGCAGACTACCATCACGCCATCTCTCCTCTTCGGCGACATCGGCGTCAAGCGTGCCACCGAAGAGCAGCAGAAGCTTCCTTATTACCCCCCGCCCGCGAAGTAA
- a CDS encoding M48 family metallopeptidase, whose amino-acid sequence MRLRFLLLSLLGCLMLCAPLGISAQSGAGGQEPATVEARKTGDAYTLPPETMKKAVAYRRTRTALGFVETGWGILQLLLVLSFGIAYRMRNVAVNLTKKRWGQGAIFVLELLIVTSLLNLPLELFGHHLAVAYGQSVQGWGTWFWDQAKSFALTWGIGLLLVMALFFTVRKYPKGWWLAFWGVAMGAVVAGIFASPLIIDPLFNKFEPLQASNPALVARLEQVVKRGGVSIPPERMYLMKASEKVTGLNAYVTGFGASKRVVVWDTSIAKGTPDEISFIFGHEMGHYVLNHIPKMLAFIGVVLLLMFYLGFRAVGWLIARYGRAWRVPTQNDWGALVVMVLVLSVLSFVTEPLINADSRMEEHEADVYGLEAIHGIVADPQGVGQAAFQLLGETSLADPHPSPFVVFWTYTHPDISSRAAFARDYNPWVAGQSPQFFKK is encoded by the coding sequence ATGCGTTTGCGCTTTTTGCTGTTGAGTTTGCTTGGTTGCCTGATGCTGTGTGCGCCACTTGGGATCTCGGCGCAGAGTGGGGCAGGTGGCCAGGAGCCGGCGACGGTCGAGGCACGGAAGACGGGGGACGCCTATACGCTTCCTCCGGAGACGATGAAGAAGGCGGTGGCGTACAGACGGACCCGGACTGCACTTGGGTTTGTCGAGACCGGTTGGGGGATCTTGCAGCTTCTGCTGGTCCTGAGCTTCGGGATCGCGTACCGGATGCGCAATGTCGCCGTGAATCTAACGAAGAAGCGCTGGGGGCAGGGCGCGATTTTCGTTCTGGAACTGCTGATCGTGACGAGCCTGCTGAATCTGCCGCTGGAGCTCTTTGGGCATCATCTGGCCGTGGCCTATGGGCAGTCGGTGCAGGGCTGGGGGACTTGGTTCTGGGATCAGGCAAAGAGCTTTGCGTTGACGTGGGGGATCGGACTTCTGCTGGTGATGGCACTGTTCTTTACCGTGCGGAAATACCCCAAAGGCTGGTGGCTTGCGTTCTGGGGAGTTGCGATGGGGGCGGTGGTAGCGGGAATCTTCGCTTCACCGTTGATCATCGATCCGCTGTTCAACAAGTTTGAGCCCCTGCAGGCCTCGAATCCCGCTCTTGTAGCGCGGCTGGAGCAGGTGGTCAAGCGCGGTGGCGTCTCGATCCCACCGGAGCGCATGTACCTGATGAAGGCGAGCGAGAAGGTTACGGGGCTGAACGCGTACGTGACGGGCTTCGGCGCCTCGAAGAGAGTCGTAGTGTGGGATACGTCGATCGCGAAGGGCACGCCGGATGAGATCTCGTTCATCTTCGGGCATGAGATGGGGCATTATGTGCTGAACCACATTCCCAAGATGCTCGCGTTTATTGGCGTCGTGCTTCTGTTGATGTTTTACCTCGGCTTCCGTGCCGTGGGTTGGCTGATTGCGCGGTATGGACGGGCTTGGAGGGTTCCGACGCAGAACGATTGGGGAGCGCTGGTGGTCATGGTTCTTGTGCTGTCGGTGCTCAGTTTTGTGACGGAGCCTCTGATCAACGCGGACAGCCGGATGGAGGAGCACGAGGCCGATGTGTACGGGCTGGAGGCGATCCATGGGATCGTCGCCGACCCGCAGGGTGTGGGGCAGGCAGCGTTTCAACTGCTTGGCGAAACGTCTCTGGCTGACCCGCATCCGAGTCCGTTCGTGGTGTTCTGGACCTACACCCATCCCGATATCTCGAGCCGCGCGGCCTTTGCCCGGGACTACAACCCGTGGGTGGCGGGGCAGAGCCCGCAGTTCTTCAAGAAGTAG
- a CDS encoding response regulator → MTSDQNSPDVAPSVQGAPPPMSQQDSLFEGSSSNSHGMGQSKSSRRRRRKRKSKSEGDHGEQAASTGGEQANSTGEPVAIQAASAPRTENAPRQNFQANAGQQQNNNGGAASTGKRWKKKFRDRQRSGGSFENNGGSQNAGSSNQNGHSNGGGFRSADTHQFGNNAGASSKRKGGFSNGGGGKQQRGPRSFVGPMDHSYRVVNGNFADAPPSTIESHANGNYQGRSHSPRQSYQSDSQPIDYSQGRAIPIAEDAPTKIVFFIEDLFFLAKISETARKLGVKVAFMKNEKEAIATLTSAEEADRPGLIVFDLNNANAKPLTLIPKLKAKLKKSTSIIGFLSHLQGDLKAKAVEAGCDTVMPRSAFSQNLPNLLRRYGIVEEEEANFNM, encoded by the coding sequence ATGACTTCAGATCAGAACAGCCCCGACGTTGCACCAAGCGTTCAGGGAGCACCACCGCCCATGTCGCAGCAGGATTCGCTCTTCGAAGGATCTTCCAGCAACTCCCACGGCATGGGCCAGTCGAAATCCAGCCGCCGCCGCCGCCGCAAGCGCAAATCCAAGAGCGAAGGCGATCACGGCGAGCAGGCCGCTTCGACCGGCGGCGAGCAGGCAAACTCCACGGGTGAGCCCGTAGCGATCCAGGCCGCGAGCGCCCCGCGTACCGAGAACGCTCCCCGGCAGAACTTTCAGGCCAACGCCGGCCAGCAGCAGAACAACAACGGCGGTGCCGCGTCCACCGGCAAGCGCTGGAAGAAGAAGTTCCGCGATCGCCAGAGGTCCGGCGGAAGCTTCGAGAACAATGGCGGCAGCCAGAACGCCGGAAGCAGCAATCAGAACGGCCACAGCAACGGCGGTGGCTTCCGCTCGGCCGATACGCACCAGTTCGGGAATAACGCCGGCGCAAGCTCCAAGCGCAAGGGCGGCTTCAGCAACGGCGGCGGAGGCAAGCAACAGCGCGGCCCCCGCAGCTTCGTCGGCCCGATGGACCATAGCTACCGCGTCGTCAATGGCAACTTCGCCGACGCGCCCCCCTCGACCATCGAGAGCCACGCGAATGGCAACTACCAGGGCCGCAGCCACAGTCCGCGCCAGAGCTACCAGTCCGACTCGCAGCCCATCGACTACTCGCAGGGCCGTGCCATTCCCATCGCCGAAGACGCGCCGACGAAGATCGTCTTCTTCATCGAAGACCTCTTCTTCCTCGCGAAGATCTCCGAGACCGCCCGAAAGCTCGGCGTCAAGGTCGCCTTCATGAAGAACGAGAAGGAAGCCATCGCGACCCTCACGAGCGCCGAGGAAGCAGACCGCCCCGGCCTCATCGTCTTCGACCTCAACAACGCCAACGCGAAGCCTCTCACCCTGATCCCCAAACTCAAGGCGAAGCTCAAGAAGTCGACCAGCATCATCGGCTTCCTCTCGCACCTCCAGGGCGACCTGAAGGCCAAGGCTGTCGAAGCCGGATGCGACACGGTCATGCCCCGCTCGGCCTTCTCGCAGAACCTGCCTAACCTCCTCCGCCGCTACGGCATCGTCGAAGAGGAAGAAGCAAACTTCAACATGTAA
- a CDS encoding esterase/lipase family protein — protein MIRLILFLLLPSAAYSQPQALRPRVIVFVHGLHGDRDTWRASNHAYWPDMVRSDPRFAYSDVEIAEYPTPASNGKMSSVQLAEILWNRLKRDRVWDHREVVFIAHSLGGILVEEMLLRHPAEGAKVKFVVSYGTPHEGSRIARIASLYDKDPLLNDLSDAGDNSFLTQLETEWRSHDTVNSIHRFCAYESEDTTADEGIARYLKTHARVVSYFSATYGCDVTTPPQEIHADHLHMVKPLDRNASAYDFFRRVYRDNPVLDEQTVTRETVIAGLEAKCNENNVNTDLQVPVALDGAFHEKVTAATAALINTVDVREINPNPPAVTRIDPSGVIHIDYGFRGPGKKLLVCLGTARASLEVDYTVSRQVPLREPQN, from the coding sequence ATGATCAGGCTCATCCTGTTCCTCCTTCTTCCCTCTGCCGCCTACTCCCAGCCTCAAGCGCTCCGCCCACGCGTCATCGTCTTTGTCCACGGCCTGCACGGAGACCGCGATACCTGGCGCGCCTCGAACCACGCCTACTGGCCGGATATGGTTCGCAGCGACCCACGCTTCGCCTACTCCGACGTCGAAATCGCCGAATACCCCACGCCCGCCTCGAACGGCAAGATGTCCAGCGTGCAATTAGCTGAGATCCTGTGGAACCGCCTGAAGCGGGACCGCGTCTGGGATCATCGCGAGGTCGTCTTCATCGCCCATAGCCTGGGCGGCATCCTCGTCGAAGAGATGCTCCTGCGCCACCCCGCGGAAGGGGCAAAGGTAAAGTTCGTCGTCTCCTACGGAACCCCGCACGAAGGCTCGCGCATCGCTCGTATCGCCTCGCTTTATGACAAGGATCCTCTGCTCAACGACCTGAGCGACGCAGGTGACAACTCCTTCCTCACGCAGCTCGAAACCGAGTGGCGCAGTCACGATACGGTCAACAGCATCCACCGCTTCTGCGCCTACGAGTCGGAAGACACAACAGCCGACGAAGGCATCGCCCGCTATCTCAAGACCCACGCACGCGTCGTCAGCTACTTCAGCGCGACCTACGGATGCGACGTCACCACCCCGCCGCAGGAGATCCACGCCGACCACCTGCACATGGTGAAACCCCTCGATCGCAACGCAAGCGCATACGACTTCTTCCGCCGCGTCTATCGCGACAACCCAGTCCTCGACGAGCAGACCGTTACCCGCGAAACTGTCATCGCAGGCCTCGAAGCTAAGTGCAACGAGAACAACGTGAACACCGACCTTCAGGTCCCCGTGGCCCTCGACGGAGCCTTCCACGAGAAAGTAACCGCCGCGACGGCCGCGCTGATCAACACCGTCGACGTTCGCGAGATCAACCCCAACCCACCCGCTGTCACCCGGATCGATCCGAGCGGTGTCATCCATATCGACTATGGCTTCCGAGGCCCGGGCAAGAAGCTTTTGGTCTGCCTCGGCACCGCCCGCGCATCGCTTGAGGTCGACTACACAGTCTCCCGGCAGGTCCCGCTCCGCGAACCGCAGAACTAA
- a CDS encoding alpha/beta fold hydrolase, which yields MLPVRTSGAGSPALVMMHFLGGSAREWDEVSAILCTRFQCIAVDLPGFGAAAGIPGYSVEHMADAVADVLGHLRLERYILIGHSMSGKVAAVLARRLADHALHADHQLKGLDALVLVAPSPPSPEPIAGEKRAAMIENLGEVRGDHADEYRRAQTYVTKNETRDIPPEVLARATEEVLRMNRAAWVAWLEHGSREDWSERIGVLDIRTLIIAGEKDTSLGVEIQQRQVVPHFSNARLITVPGSGHLIPMEKPEELAATIKEFSESL from the coding sequence ATGCTGCCAGTACGAACCAGCGGCGCGGGTTCTCCCGCCCTCGTCATGATGCACTTCCTCGGCGGCTCGGCGCGCGAGTGGGACGAAGTCTCCGCCATCCTCTGCACGCGTTTCCAGTGCATCGCTGTCGACCTTCCCGGGTTCGGAGCCGCCGCCGGGATCCCCGGCTACTCCGTCGAGCACATGGCCGATGCCGTCGCCGACGTGCTCGGCCATCTTAGGCTCGAACGCTACATTCTGATTGGCCACAGCATGTCCGGCAAGGTCGCCGCCGTGCTCGCCCGCCGTCTGGCAGACCATGCGCTCCATGCTGATCACCAGCTCAAGGGCCTCGACGCCCTCGTCCTCGTCGCTCCATCTCCCCCGAGCCCGGAGCCGATAGCCGGCGAAAAGCGAGCCGCGATGATCGAGAACCTCGGCGAAGTCCGCGGCGACCACGCCGACGAGTACAGGCGCGCCCAAACCTACGTCACCAAGAATGAAACCCGCGACATCCCTCCTGAGGTCCTCGCCCGCGCAACCGAGGAAGTCCTGCGCATGAACCGCGCCGCCTGGGTCGCATGGCTGGAACACGGAAGCCGTGAAGACTGGTCCGAGCGCATCGGCGTTCTCGATATCCGCACCCTTATCATCGCCGGCGAAAAGGATACCTCTCTCGGTGTTGAGATCCAGCAGCGCCAGGTCGTCCCGCATTTCTCAAACGCCCGCCTGATCACCGTCCCCGGCTCCGGTCACCTCATTCCCATGGAAAAGCCCGAAGAGCTCGCGGCGACCATCAAAGAATTCTCCGAAAGCCTCTAG
- a CDS encoding metallopeptidase TldD-related protein: MPKHHPAATLLITTALLLPSAHAAEPAAKKSLPDTALMTSLEAELTRAMSSLGSEDPSKSPKPYFLSYAVADAASLTMSAQYGALTASNQSHTRVADVQVRIGAPALDNTHGDHRTSALTTIPLPLADDPAALSRSLWFATNRGYGRALDSFLKVKTEQQVRAKEEDVSADFSAEPAKSDLLAPAPPLTVDRAAWETRIRDLSALFKQFPDIFFNNVNLQASSETDYFVSSEGTKVSTPNHVARLVVVARTRAADGMDLFRVETFEADETGHLPDQKTLTEKTLAMAKNLVALRNAPITEPYNGPAILSGRASAVFFHEVLGHRLEGQRQRGDEEGQTFTRLLNKPILPTFLSVADDPTLSTFEGHPLSGHYAYDDEGQPARRVDLIKDGVLETFLMSRLPIASFSTSNGHGRAETGRMPTGRQGNLIVTSSKSVTDKELRAMLVAEARKQNKPYGLYFEDISSGFAVTTRRSPQAFQVIPLVVYRIYVDGRPDELVRGVSIVGTPQAALNRILATNDHQDIFNGICGAESGSIPVSAVAPAMLVSEIETQRQSQGTARPPILPPPDLTATNEKAAH, encoded by the coding sequence ATGCCCAAGCACCACCCCGCCGCAACCCTCCTCATCACCACCGCCCTCCTTCTCCCGTCAGCCCACGCTGCTGAACCCGCCGCGAAAAAGTCGCTCCCCGATACCGCCCTCATGACCTCGCTCGAGGCCGAACTCACCCGCGCGATGTCTTCCCTCGGCAGCGAAGACCCCAGCAAGTCGCCCAAGCCCTACTTCCTTTCCTACGCCGTAGCCGACGCCGCCAGCCTCACCATGTCCGCCCAGTACGGAGCCCTCACCGCCTCCAACCAGTCCCACACCCGCGTCGCGGACGTCCAGGTGCGCATCGGCGCTCCCGCGCTCGACAACACCCACGGCGACCACCGCACCTCGGCCCTCACCACCATTCCGCTTCCCCTCGCCGACGACCCCGCCGCCCTCTCCCGCTCTCTCTGGTTCGCCACCAACCGTGGCTACGGCCGCGCCCTCGACTCCTTCCTCAAGGTCAAAACCGAGCAGCAGGTCCGCGCCAAAGAAGAGGACGTCTCCGCCGACTTCAGCGCCGAGCCAGCCAAGTCCGACCTTCTCGCTCCTGCCCCTCCCCTTACCGTCGATCGCGCCGCGTGGGAGACACGCATCCGCGACCTCTCCGCCCTCTTCAAGCAGTTCCCCGACATCTTCTTCAATAACGTCAACCTCCAGGCCTCCAGCGAAACCGACTACTTCGTCTCCTCGGAAGGCACAAAGGTCAGCACGCCGAACCACGTCGCGCGCCTCGTCGTCGTGGCCCGCACCCGCGCCGCCGACGGCATGGACCTCTTCCGCGTCGAGACCTTCGAGGCCGACGAGACCGGCCATCTTCCCGACCAGAAGACGCTTACCGAGAAAACCCTCGCGATGGCTAAGAACCTCGTCGCCCTTCGCAACGCTCCCATCACCGAGCCCTACAACGGCCCCGCCATCCTCTCCGGACGCGCTTCCGCCGTCTTCTTCCACGAGGTTCTCGGCCACCGCCTCGAAGGCCAGCGGCAACGCGGCGACGAGGAAGGCCAGACGTTCACGCGCCTTCTCAACAAGCCCATCCTCCCCACCTTCCTCTCCGTCGCCGATGACCCAACCCTGAGCACCTTTGAGGGCCACCCCCTCTCCGGTCACTACGCCTACGACGACGAGGGCCAACCCGCCCGACGAGTCGACCTCATCAAGGATGGCGTCCTCGAAACCTTCCTCATGTCGCGCCTTCCCATAGCCAGCTTCTCCACCTCGAACGGCCACGGCCGGGCCGAGACCGGCCGCATGCCCACCGGCCGCCAGGGAAACCTCATCGTCACCAGTTCCAAATCGGTCACGGATAAAGAGCTTCGCGCGATGCTCGTCGCCGAAGCCAGGAAGCAGAACAAGCCCTACGGCCTCTACTTCGAAGACATCTCCTCCGGCTTCGCGGTCACTACCCGCCGCTCCCCTCAGGCCTTCCAGGTGATCCCGCTGGTCGTCTACCGCATCTACGTCGATGGCCGCCCTGACGAGCTGGTCCGCGGAGTGTCCATTGTCGGCACCCCGCAGGCCGCTCTGAACCGCATCCTTGCCACGAACGATCACCAGGACATCTTCAACGGCATCTGCGGAGCCGAATCGGGCTCCATCCCTGTCTCGGCAGTAGCTCCCGCCATGCTCGTCAGCGAGATCGAAACCCAGCGCCAGTCCCAGGGAACCGCACGTCCACCCATCCTGCCCCCACCCGACCTGACCGCCACGAACGAAAAGGCGGCTCACTGA